From Spirosoma agri, one genomic window encodes:
- a CDS encoding M50 family metallopeptidase, with the protein MTALETDSFRIEEMERSDVNRQFLLTVSGRPYKVGELVYLILEGINRQLTYQQISETLNAHQNQTQFAAADVATLVEEKLRPMGVFDASSTNETTNSPSLGSIYARRTLLRFEQYAGLLKILQYVFSPAFFCITFVAALLVNGYLMRELLALDHYVQDQNAATLAMGNCDRGLWHLAVFYPVVLCILLIHELGHAAAGYRFGIKPKEIGAGLYLIFPVLYTDVTEVWRLGKLKRTVVNLGGIYFQLLINLVLIGYMTNQFGDFDQINTTRYLIQLNVATMVINAIPFLKFDGYWIYSDLFSLPNLRRQSVLYVRKVASFLIPALRQPAKANDPAVDLKNPFLLLYSAGRLWFLVYFFVFAFQTFFDVVLHYPSAVYQFVTDCSVCTAEPFIKASMTVGLFAYFSVGYARQSRNAIRGAIRRRFAH; encoded by the coding sequence GACCGTCAGCGGACGGCCCTATAAAGTCGGCGAGTTAGTTTACCTGATCCTGGAAGGCATCAATCGCCAGTTGACGTACCAGCAGATCAGCGAAACGCTCAACGCCCACCAGAACCAGACACAGTTTGCTGCGGCTGACGTAGCTACTCTGGTCGAAGAAAAATTACGGCCAATGGGCGTTTTTGACGCGTCATCGACTAATGAAACAACTAACTCCCCGTCACTGGGTAGTATATATGCCCGCCGGACACTCCTCCGCTTTGAGCAGTATGCCGGTTTGCTCAAGATCTTACAATACGTTTTTTCACCTGCATTTTTTTGTATCACCTTCGTAGCCGCCCTGCTGGTCAATGGCTACCTGATGCGCGAATTACTGGCGCTAGATCATTACGTTCAGGATCAGAATGCGGCTACGCTGGCCATGGGAAACTGTGACCGGGGCCTGTGGCACCTGGCCGTTTTTTATCCCGTCGTTCTCTGTATTCTGCTGATTCACGAACTGGGTCATGCGGCTGCGGGCTATCGGTTTGGCATTAAACCCAAAGAAATTGGGGCCGGTTTATACCTGATTTTTCCTGTTCTCTACACTGACGTGACCGAAGTGTGGCGACTTGGCAAGCTCAAGCGAACCGTCGTCAACCTGGGCGGAATTTACTTTCAGCTCCTGATCAATCTCGTTCTGATCGGCTACATGACAAACCAGTTCGGCGATTTTGACCAGATCAATACGACGCGCTACCTCATTCAGCTGAACGTCGCCACGATGGTGATCAACGCCATTCCGTTTCTGAAATTCGACGGCTACTGGATCTACAGCGACCTGTTCTCATTACCGAACCTTCGTCGTCAGTCGGTATTGTACGTCCGAAAAGTAGCTAGTTTCCTTATACCCGCTCTGCGCCAGCCGGCGAAAGCCAACGATCCGGCTGTCGATCTGAAGAATCCATTTCTGCTGCTCTACAGCGCGGGCCGATTGTGGTTTCTGGTCTACTTCTTCGTGTTTGCCTTTCAGACCTTTTTTGATGTTGTACTGCACTATCCTTCAGCCGTATATCAGTTTGTGACTGATTGCTCGGTCTGTACGGCGGAACCATTTATCAAAGCATCAATGACGGTCGGGCTGTTCGCTTATTTCTCCGTGGGGTACGCTCGCCAGAGCCGAAATGCCATTCGGGGTGCCATCCGTCGCCGATTCGCTCACTAA
- a CDS encoding arginase family protein, translated as MITDVSVPSLLQRSPYLDISLSAQTGKGTIFNIISGKSYEVSPVIISILDFFKKPATIDGLLVDMDLGADQVDQALTYLQKNGLLLDLSEEGWERFTTDVIAVKNRIFGVDAYHDRAEVVIVGIPFGKGNGKSMGGAEFPFHIREFSQNNNLLLKGADFLLFDRLTATRLQPLFRGGKLVDYGNLFISANESTAFIYAKMHQVASQLFDAGKIPAFIGGDHSISYPLIKAAAEQYPNLHVIHFDAHTDTYGSRYDHVNHWGKVHHYGNFMTKCLELDNVQEVYQFGIRGFANAGAKARPKQHIRWCHQVSEQLRQGYRFDLPDDVPYYVTFDVDVLDPTVLPGTATPVAGGFSLAEVKQLFDQLLPGRKIVGFDIVEANPAFDPTDLTTQVAMEILLRLMSYLTIS; from the coding sequence ATGATAACCGACGTTTCCGTACCGAGTCTGCTACAACGGTCGCCCTATCTCGACATCAGCCTGTCGGCGCAAACCGGCAAAGGCACCATTTTTAACATCATCAGCGGAAAAAGCTACGAAGTGAGTCCGGTCATCATCTCGATCCTCGACTTCTTCAAGAAACCGGCTACGATTGATGGTCTGCTGGTCGATATGGATCTCGGTGCTGATCAGGTCGACCAGGCGTTGACCTACCTACAAAAAAACGGTCTGTTACTCGATCTTAGCGAGGAAGGGTGGGAGCGGTTCACAACCGATGTGATTGCCGTAAAGAACCGCATCTTTGGGGTCGATGCTTACCATGACCGGGCTGAAGTGGTGATTGTCGGGATTCCGTTCGGGAAAGGAAACGGCAAGTCGATGGGGGGCGCGGAGTTTCCGTTCCACATCCGTGAGTTCAGCCAGAACAATAACCTTCTGCTGAAAGGCGCTGATTTTTTGCTGTTCGATCGGCTGACGGCAACACGGCTGCAACCACTTTTTCGGGGGGGGAAGCTGGTCGATTATGGCAATCTGTTTATCAGCGCCAATGAATCAACCGCTTTCATCTATGCGAAGATGCACCAGGTGGCCAGTCAGCTCTTCGATGCCGGTAAGATTCCCGCGTTCATTGGTGGCGATCACTCGATCAGTTATCCGCTCATCAAAGCTGCCGCCGAGCAGTATCCCAATTTACACGTCATCCATTTCGATGCGCACACCGACACCTACGGGTCGCGCTACGACCATGTGAACCACTGGGGAAAAGTCCATCATTACGGCAACTTCATGACGAAGTGTCTGGAGCTGGACAACGTTCAGGAAGTGTATCAGTTCGGGATACGAGGATTCGCCAATGCCGGAGCGAAGGCCCGCCCCAAACAGCACATTCGCTGGTGTCATCAGGTGAGCGAGCAACTACGGCAGGGGTACCGCTTCGACCTCCCCGACGACGTTCCGTATTACGTCACCTTCGATGTGGATGTACTGGACCCAACCGTGCTACCAGGAACGGCCACGCCCGTTGCCGGAGGTTTTTCGCTGGCCGAAGTGAAACAGCTTTTTGATCAGTTACTGCCCGGTCGGAAAATCGTGGGGTTCGACATCGTTGAAGCGAATCCCGCTTTTGATCCAACTGATCTGACCACGCAGGTGGCCATGGAAATTTTACTGCGCCTGATGAGCTACTTGACCATTTCGTAA
- a CDS encoding TonB-dependent receptor: MKTQLHTFALTLLLAGIAWVSPAWGQVIVRGKVFNAQMKPLENANIGVLNSYAGATTDANGSFSFTTDGRGIVQVVAQMLGYSPQPLKVTIGDTTKQVTLKFVLTEEAINLDDVTVKTRKTDFLGRGGLPSLKALEVRAMGGSNADIANGIRTMPGVQATTDATGLFVRGGTSDETKVYVDGLLANNFFYNGSPDVSQRGRFAPELFSGNFFSSGGYSALYGQALSSALILETNDVATRSTIGGNISTTGAMLEMNRVIRPEKLSAGGSITYTNMSPYYRLVPQRRSFSSGPEYLDGLFHLKYRAGDKGVLKIMGTVGRNNVAFSQPTAGRTAQFGLVSSNGFVSVSYAGSAGKQWTMNAGFGASLSNNTSSIDSLPQLEGQTALLRSRQVEQQVYNSRVVFRRSIGKGSDLYLGMDHVLTSTTLQLARQGFFAPNQQLTEQYGAVFAESNVSLSRTVSARLGLRAEGTSAISRFALAPRMSLTYAPAKAHKLTLSYGQFYQQPTYDYLIGNANRASLRFQKATHYIAGYQMVRTNQLLRVELYQKTYNQLLRTTPDTNSTGTGYARGLEVLWKEENRLPNVNYWVSYSYLDTKRQYLNYPVLAQPSFAARHTLATVVNVLIPSVPLNVGLTYTFASGRPYYNPNQPNDRFMTDRTPAYHNVGATIAYLSHFGKANTTFAFSANNLLGSQQVFGYQYSSASAREAVTPLARRFYYLGLFINWGIDKRSKTLNDLLQN; encoded by the coding sequence ATGAAAACACAACTACATACGTTCGCTCTGACACTTTTGCTCGCGGGCATAGCCTGGGTTAGTCCGGCCTGGGGGCAGGTCATCGTGCGGGGTAAGGTGTTCAACGCTCAGATGAAGCCGCTCGAAAATGCCAATATCGGTGTACTGAATTCGTATGCTGGTGCCACCACCGATGCCAACGGCTCGTTTTCGTTCACGACCGACGGGCGGGGCATCGTTCAGGTGGTTGCCCAGATGCTGGGATATTCGCCCCAGCCGCTCAAGGTCACCATCGGTGATACGACGAAACAGGTAACGCTGAAGTTTGTCCTGACCGAAGAAGCGATCAACCTGGACGATGTGACGGTAAAAACCCGTAAAACGGATTTTCTGGGTCGGGGTGGTTTGCCTAGCCTGAAAGCACTAGAGGTCAGGGCGATGGGTGGTAGTAATGCCGATATTGCCAATGGTATCCGGACGATGCCCGGCGTACAGGCCACGACGGATGCAACGGGACTTTTCGTGCGGGGAGGTACCAGCGACGAAACGAAAGTATACGTCGATGGGCTGCTGGCGAACAACTTCTTTTACAACGGTAGTCCCGATGTATCGCAGCGGGGGCGATTTGCGCCCGAATTATTTTCCGGTAATTTCTTCAGCAGTGGTGGGTATTCGGCCCTGTATGGACAGGCTTTGTCGTCCGCGCTGATCCTGGAAACCAACGACGTTGCTACCCGCTCGACGATTGGCGGCAATATCAGCACAACGGGTGCCATGCTCGAAATGAACCGGGTCATTCGGCCCGAAAAGCTGTCGGCGGGTGGGTCGATCACGTATACCAACATGAGCCCGTATTACCGGCTGGTGCCGCAGCGTCGCTCGTTTTCTTCCGGCCCCGAATACCTCGATGGGCTGTTCCATCTGAAATACCGGGCGGGCGACAAGGGCGTACTGAAAATAATGGGTACGGTGGGCCGAAACAATGTGGCATTTTCCCAGCCGACCGCTGGTCGAACCGCGCAGTTCGGGCTGGTGAGTAGCAATGGATTTGTGAGCGTTTCCTACGCAGGCAGTGCCGGTAAACAATGGACCATGAATGCCGGATTCGGAGCCAGTTTGTCGAATAACACATCATCGATCGATTCGCTGCCGCAGCTTGAGGGACAAACGGCCCTGCTCCGGTCGCGGCAGGTCGAGCAGCAGGTGTATAACAGCCGCGTCGTGTTCCGGCGGTCAATCGGGAAAGGTTCCGATCTGTATTTGGGTATGGACCATGTGCTGACCAGCACGACGTTACAACTCGCGCGGCAGGGTTTTTTTGCCCCCAATCAACAGTTGACCGAGCAGTACGGAGCCGTTTTCGCCGAAAGTAACGTGTCGTTGAGCCGCACTGTGAGTGCCCGCCTGGGTCTGCGGGCCGAGGGAACATCGGCCATTAGCCGGTTTGCGCTTGCTCCGCGTATGAGTCTGACCTATGCCCCTGCGAAGGCGCATAAACTGACGCTTAGCTATGGGCAGTTTTACCAACAGCCCACCTACGACTACCTGATCGGCAACGCAAACCGCGCGTCACTGCGCTTCCAGAAAGCTACCCACTACATTGCCGGTTACCAGATGGTTCGAACGAATCAACTGTTACGGGTCGAACTGTATCAGAAAACGTATAACCAGCTTTTGCGCACCACCCCCGACACCAACTCAACGGGCACGGGGTACGCTCGTGGCTTGGAAGTACTCTGGAAAGAAGAAAATCGCCTGCCGAACGTCAACTATTGGGTTTCCTACTCGTATCTGGATACGAAACGGCAGTACCTCAACTATCCGGTGCTGGCTCAGCCGAGTTTTGCCGCCCGCCATACACTCGCTACGGTAGTCAATGTGCTGATTCCGTCTGTACCGCTCAACGTCGGGCTGACCTATACGTTTGCGTCCGGTCGCCCTTATTACAACCCGAATCAGCCGAACGATCGGTTCATGACGGACCGAACACCAGCCTATCATAACGTGGGCGCGACGATTGCTTATCTGTCGCACTTCGGCAAAGCCAATACGACCTTTGCCTTTTCGGCCAACAACTTATTGGGCAGTCAGCAAGTGTTTGGTTATCAATACAGTTCAGCCAGTGCGCGGGAAGCGGTCACACCACTGGCCAGACGCTTTTATTACCTGGGGCTTTTCATAAACTGGGGTATCGACAAGCGTAGTAAAACCCTTAACGATCTTTTGCAGAACTAG
- a CDS encoding NADP-dependent oxidoreductase, giving the protein MQNTQVRLINRPLGLPKATDFLVEAQPFQSLGINEIRVQNRYVSIDPAMRSWMAGGKSYINPVPVGAVMRALGTGIVVESRHPDYQPGDHLYTNLGIQEYALLTEEHLTKPDYGNKPYRVDPTVAPLPTYLGALGLPGMTAYFGLLRVGQIQAGETVLISAAAGGVGSLAGQIAKRQGCRVIGITSTPEKCQLVTREFGFDACLSYKSPTWRDELAALCPDGVHVFFDNVGGDVLNGALPHMARGGRVVLSGALSQYNNMQFMRGPANYLTLISTRARMDGFVGIDYYDEFADARAELAQWIREGTIRPDVHLVSGRVDTFVTLLGQLFGGHNTGKLVLGIVAD; this is encoded by the coding sequence ATGCAAAACACACAAGTTCGACTCATCAACCGACCGCTCGGGCTACCCAAAGCCACTGATTTCCTGGTCGAAGCGCAACCTTTTCAATCGCTTGGTATCAACGAAATACGGGTTCAGAACCGCTACGTTTCAATTGATCCGGCCATGCGGAGTTGGATGGCGGGCGGCAAATCGTACATCAATCCGGTGCCGGTCGGTGCTGTGATGCGAGCCCTAGGAACCGGAATCGTGGTCGAATCACGCCATCCGGACTACCAGCCCGGCGACCACCTGTACACGAATCTCGGCATTCAGGAATACGCACTGCTGACCGAAGAGCATTTGACAAAGCCCGATTACGGGAACAAACCGTACCGAGTCGATCCAACCGTAGCCCCCCTGCCGACCTATCTCGGGGCTCTGGGACTGCCAGGCATGACCGCTTACTTCGGCTTGCTGCGGGTCGGGCAGATCCAGGCCGGAGAGACCGTATTAATTTCAGCCGCTGCCGGTGGGGTAGGTAGCCTGGCCGGGCAAATTGCCAAACGGCAGGGTTGTCGCGTGATCGGCATAACCAGTACGCCCGAAAAATGCCAGCTGGTAACCCGTGAATTCGGATTTGATGCCTGCCTGTCCTACAAGTCGCCCACCTGGCGTGACGAACTGGCCGCTCTTTGCCCGGATGGTGTCCACGTTTTTTTCGACAATGTGGGCGGAGATGTGCTCAACGGTGCTTTACCGCACATGGCGCGGGGTGGCCGGGTGGTTCTTTCGGGGGCCTTATCGCAGTACAATAATATGCAGTTCATGCGCGGTCCTGCCAACTACCTGACCCTCATCTCGACCCGCGCTCGCATGGATGGGTTCGTCGGTATCGACTACTACGACGAGTTTGCCGACGCTCGTGCCGAACTCGCCCAATGGATTCGGGAGGGTACAATCCGACCTGATGTTCATCTGGTGTCGGGGCGGGTCGATACATTCGTCACGCTGCTGGGCCAGCTTTTTGGCGGCCATAATACGGGCAAACTGGTATTAGGTATTGTCGCGGATTAA
- a CDS encoding Gfo/Idh/MocA family protein, with amino-acid sequence MAYNFSTPIRWGIIGVGDVCEVKSGPAFQNVAGSELVSVMRRSGELARDFAQRHGVPNWSDNADDLLNDPEINAIYIATPPKSHAEYAIKVAKAGKIVYVEKPMARTHAECLSMIDACAVARVPLFVAYYRRALPNFLKIKELLDSKTIGDVRFVDVCVRKPIRPDIVGQSDNLTNWRTDPETAGGGYFYDLACHQLDILDFLFGPISKAQGFSKNQGGAYPANDIVLGNFVFDNGVLGTGTWCFTANTASENEVTTIVGSKGQITFPFFGDHSVTLQLEGQPSQRLTFDIPVNIQQPFIQTIIDELTGVGSCPSHGESAARTNWVMEQLCQPV; translated from the coding sequence ATGGCATACAATTTTTCAACACCCATCCGGTGGGGAATCATCGGGGTTGGTGACGTGTGTGAAGTGAAAAGTGGGCCTGCTTTTCAGAACGTGGCGGGTTCGGAACTGGTATCCGTTATGCGACGATCCGGCGAACTGGCCCGCGATTTCGCGCAACGGCATGGCGTGCCCAACTGGTCTGACAACGCGGACGACCTGCTCAACGATCCCGAAATTAATGCCATCTACATTGCCACACCGCCCAAAAGTCACGCCGAATACGCGATCAAAGTGGCTAAGGCCGGTAAGATCGTCTACGTCGAGAAGCCAATGGCACGGACCCACGCTGAATGCCTGTCGATGATCGATGCCTGCGCTGTCGCTCGGGTGCCACTCTTCGTAGCCTACTACCGACGGGCGTTACCCAATTTCCTAAAGATAAAGGAACTGTTGGACAGCAAAACCATTGGCGATGTCCGCTTTGTCGATGTGTGCGTTCGAAAGCCGATCCGTCCCGATATTGTCGGGCAATCAGACAATCTGACCAACTGGCGAACCGATCCTGAAACGGCGGGCGGGGGCTATTTCTATGATCTGGCCTGTCATCAACTGGACATCCTCGATTTTCTATTCGGACCAATCAGTAAGGCGCAGGGATTCTCCAAAAATCAGGGTGGCGCTTACCCCGCCAACGACATTGTACTGGGCAATTTCGTCTTCGACAATGGCGTGCTGGGCACCGGCACCTGGTGTTTTACGGCCAATACGGCTAGTGAAAACGAAGTGACAACCATCGTAGGCAGTAAGGGGCAGATCACCTTTCCCTTTTTTGGCGATCATTCCGTTACGCTCCAACTCGAAGGACAACCGAGCCAGCGCCTGACGTTCGACATACCGGTCAATATTCAGCAACCCTTTATCCAGACGATTATCGACGAATTGACTGGCGTAGGCTCCTGCCCAAGCCACGGGGAGTCGGCGGCACGAACCAATTGGGTCATGGAACAGCTGTGCCAGCCCGTTTAG
- a CDS encoding lantibiotic dehydratase yields the protein MIQPLDFFVIRRPVFPVDSLHSLYQLLRSNPNALPDILRTWFSAPLQQQALETASPQLVARVQRWLAGETLSDEAKLINTLHKYLIRMTTRSTPYGLFAGCALGTIGDTTLLQAGSPETIAPHVRLDIDYLQSVKDWLLAKPDLRRQLRVSTNSTLYQAGNFFRFIEQQLETTGRTYFISAVGADDLLTDLFVFAQQGVTTDELIAFLHSSYQVTPDDAAHYVSELIDSQLLVFELEPSLTGDAYLTTMQKRLADLNESPSVCYSQQVIDDINQLLATRPLQVPALSDYLAEQGIAKPGNDLVQIDTAFPNDQYQLSERWLKNLQRQLNVLMVLNQPFRSNDLDDFQHRFYTRYEEEEVPLALALDHEMGIGYGSNSALGVGSAPMIDSLSLPGAVVHQAASLTDWQSFVLNRYTEALRYGQGEIVLTDADLRHVGDQSNKHLKLPTSCYAFGTVLASSAQTMDADDYLFVLSGFKGPSAVNLMSRFGESDPVLAERIKACARQDEESHPDVILAEIVHFPESRAGNILVRPTLHRYEIPYLGRASVAPDFQIPLSDLYLSVRNDRLILRSKRLNKRVIPRLSNAHNFQGGLPVYQFLCNLQYQDAYLDLRWNWGLLAQQVYLPRVRYNNIVVSRATWQITAKQFDLNDLSRLRDQLNEAGLPHEFLLVHGDNELRIDTSIDAAVHLLVHELRRTNTVRLVECLQTPDRCPVRGPGEQAFTHELILPFRNPSALPYAPIDTDTSDIPQRRFSVGSEWLYLKIYAGEKASDSLLVDALYPAIKELVDQKIVQKFFFIRYKDQDPHLRLRFHGNPFIEFYHYVIRRIERALQPYVQSGVVHKIQTDTYQRELERYGIKTMTTCEDFFHHDSLSTLQFMSQTGDSFDENLRFAFAAHKVDRLLKGMNMPTNDCHTLLNRLRERFFVEFNGDATLRQQLNERYRSYKPLLEQALSRPFPLANGMEHWVEQQQPFLNELDQPGQCNPSIQSLAASLIHMTVNRLFPSKQRAYELVLYHCLAKYYDSQRARQRTEAGQLTDT from the coding sequence ATGATACAACCTTTAGACTTCTTTGTCATTCGGCGTCCGGTGTTTCCGGTCGACTCGTTACATTCACTCTACCAGTTGCTCAGGAGTAATCCGAATGCGTTACCCGACATCCTTCGAACCTGGTTTAGCGCCCCGCTCCAACAACAGGCTTTAGAAACAGCCTCTCCCCAATTAGTAGCCCGGGTACAGCGGTGGCTGGCGGGCGAAACGCTCTCTGACGAAGCAAAACTTATCAATACCCTACACAAGTATTTAATCAGAATGACCACCCGCAGTACGCCCTATGGCTTATTTGCCGGGTGTGCCCTCGGTACAATCGGCGACACGACCCTGCTTCAGGCTGGATCGCCCGAAACCATCGCTCCCCACGTTCGCCTGGACATCGATTATCTTCAGTCCGTTAAAGACTGGTTGCTGGCCAAGCCCGACCTACGGCGGCAGTTACGAGTCTCGACCAATTCGACGCTTTATCAAGCCGGTAATTTTTTTCGATTTATCGAACAGCAGCTGGAAACAACCGGCCGAACCTATTTTATCAGTGCGGTTGGTGCCGACGATTTGCTGACCGACCTGTTTGTGTTTGCGCAACAAGGGGTGACGACTGACGAGCTCATCGCATTTCTGCACAGCAGCTACCAGGTTACACCCGACGATGCCGCCCATTACGTAAGTGAACTGATTGATAGTCAACTTCTTGTTTTTGAACTGGAACCGTCCCTTACCGGCGACGCGTACCTGACAACGATGCAGAAACGCTTGGCTGACCTTAACGAATCTCCTTCGGTCTGCTATAGCCAGCAGGTTATTGACGATATAAACCAACTATTGGCGACCCGACCGTTACAAGTGCCAGCCCTGTCGGATTATCTGGCGGAGCAGGGAATCGCCAAACCCGGCAACGATTTGGTCCAGATCGACACCGCGTTCCCGAACGACCAGTATCAATTGAGCGAACGCTGGCTCAAAAATCTACAACGGCAACTAAATGTCTTAATGGTGCTGAATCAGCCCTTCCGCAGCAACGACCTCGACGATTTTCAGCATCGGTTTTATACCCGTTACGAAGAAGAGGAAGTTCCGCTGGCGCTGGCACTGGATCACGAAATGGGCATTGGTTACGGCAGCAATTCAGCATTGGGCGTAGGCAGCGCCCCCATGATCGATAGTTTGTCCCTGCCCGGCGCCGTTGTTCATCAGGCTGCTTCCCTAACCGACTGGCAGTCGTTTGTGTTGAATCGGTACACAGAAGCCCTTCGCTATGGACAGGGCGAAATTGTACTGACCGACGCGGATCTACGCCACGTTGGCGACCAGTCAAATAAGCACTTGAAGCTACCTACAAGCTGCTACGCTTTCGGGACCGTGTTGGCTTCTTCCGCTCAGACGATGGATGCTGACGATTACCTATTTGTGTTATCGGGGTTCAAAGGCCCGTCGGCGGTTAATCTGATGAGCCGGTTTGGTGAGTCAGACCCGGTGCTGGCCGAGCGGATAAAAGCCTGTGCGCGGCAGGACGAAGAAAGCCATCCCGACGTCATTCTGGCCGAAATTGTTCATTTCCCCGAATCCAGGGCGGGCAACATTCTGGTTCGTCCCACACTCCACCGCTACGAAATTCCGTATTTGGGCCGGGCATCGGTAGCGCCTGACTTTCAGATTCCGCTATCGGACCTTTATTTATCGGTTCGTAACGACCGGCTCATTCTCCGCTCGAAACGGCTCAACAAACGAGTTATTCCCCGGCTGTCCAATGCGCATAATTTTCAGGGGGGCTTGCCCGTCTATCAGTTTTTGTGTAACCTTCAATACCAGGACGCGTACCTTGATTTACGCTGGAACTGGGGGCTACTGGCTCAACAGGTTTACCTGCCCAGAGTACGCTATAACAACATCGTCGTCAGCCGGGCCACGTGGCAGATCACAGCCAAGCAGTTCGACCTCAATGACCTGTCCCGCCTTCGCGACCAACTGAACGAAGCTGGTTTACCCCACGAATTTCTGCTGGTTCACGGCGATAATGAGCTGCGTATCGATACCAGCATCGATGCGGCCGTTCACTTACTGGTGCATGAACTGCGCCGGACCAATACGGTGCGACTGGTCGAGTGTTTGCAAACGCCGGACCGCTGCCCCGTCCGTGGACCCGGCGAACAGGCGTTTACGCATGAACTGATTCTTCCCTTCCGGAATCCGTCGGCCTTACCGTATGCGCCGATCGACACCGATACCAGTGATATTCCCCAGCGCCGGTTTTCGGTCGGGAGTGAGTGGCTGTATCTTAAAATTTACGCGGGCGAAAAAGCGTCGGATAGTTTGCTGGTGGATGCCCTGTATCCGGCCATCAAGGAATTGGTCGATCAGAAAATCGTGCAGAAATTCTTTTTCATCCGCTACAAAGATCAAGACCCCCACCTGCGCCTGCGATTCCACGGAAATCCATTCATTGAGTTTTATCATTACGTGATCCGGCGCATCGAGCGGGCATTACAGCCGTACGTACAGAGTGGTGTCGTCCATAAGATTCAGACCGATACCTACCAGCGGGAACTGGAACGTTACGGGATAAAGACAATGACGACCTGCGAAGATTTCTTCCATCACGACAGCCTAAGTACCCTACAGTTCATGAGCCAGACGGGCGACAGTTTCGACGAAAATCTGCGTTTTGCCTTTGCTGCGCACAAAGTCGATCGGCTGCTGAAGGGAATGAACATGCCCACGAACGACTGCCACACGCTTCTCAATCGCTTAAGGGAGCGTTTCTTCGTCGAGTTTAATGGTGATGCCACCCTTCGCCAGCAACTGAATGAACGCTACCGATCCTATAAACCGCTTCTTGAGCAGGCACTGAGCCGCCCGTTTCCGTTGGCAAACGGCATGGAGCACTGGGTCGAACAACAACAACCCTTCTTGAATGAACTGGACCAGCCCGGTCAATGTAATCCGTCGATTCAGTCGCTGGCCGCGAGTCTGATCCATATGACAGTCAACCGGTTATTTCCCTCTAAACAGCGGGCTTATGAACTGGTTCTTTACCATTGCCTGGCCAAATATTACGACTCGCAGCGGGCAAGGCAACGAACCGAAGCCGGGCAGTTGACCGACACCTAA
- a CDS encoding sensor histidine kinase translates to MSAANFLSIIRRTARRGLVWLFMISLVVIADGIYVKPAEQAYFWLISFFTAGLTILTYELYAHWLFPRYLFHGRLIWFSGLSIFVFSVIFGLMYSFYPLIQQTARIPEQVLTIVTYPRLNQWYTVHQAGIVGWLHTPKTVAIVLGTPYFLASPFLFIQLVRYYLTQRQHSQQTELANLQISNENKLLELDLLKAQLNPHFLFNSLNSIYVRVIDVNEQAADLVLRLAELMRYNLYEADAPVVALEQELDYIENYLQLEHARQGQRVEILFSNEVVASGLVITPMILLTFVENAFKYSIGGTQQNAYVWVEAHLDQADTLVFTVQNSLTSAHNRYVADRTLAGIDLPNVRQRLALLYKNAHRIETEQSEESYSVSLFIQLASAA, encoded by the coding sequence ATGAGCGCAGCCAATTTTCTTTCCATAATACGCCGAACAGCCCGTCGCGGATTAGTTTGGTTGTTCATGATCAGCCTGGTTGTCATTGCCGACGGAATCTACGTAAAACCCGCAGAACAGGCTTATTTCTGGCTTATTTCTTTTTTCACCGCCGGTCTAACGATCCTGACGTATGAATTATACGCCCACTGGCTGTTTCCCCGCTACCTGTTCCACGGTCGGCTGATCTGGTTTTCGGGTCTATCAATTTTTGTGTTTTCGGTGATTTTTGGGCTCATGTACAGCTTTTATCCGCTTATTCAACAAACGGCCCGTATACCCGAACAGGTCCTGACGATTGTGACCTATCCTCGGCTCAACCAGTGGTACACGGTTCACCAAGCCGGGATAGTTGGCTGGTTGCACACACCTAAAACGGTAGCCATCGTTCTGGGAACGCCTTATTTTCTGGCAAGCCCCTTTCTGTTTATTCAGCTCGTTCGGTATTACCTGACCCAACGGCAGCACAGCCAGCAGACGGAACTGGCCAATCTGCAAATCAGTAATGAGAACAAATTGCTCGAACTAGACCTGCTCAAAGCGCAGCTCAACCCGCATTTTCTGTTTAACTCCCTGAACAGCATTTATGTGCGGGTGATCGATGTGAACGAACAGGCTGCCGATCTGGTGTTGCGGCTGGCGGAGCTGATGCGCTATAATCTGTACGAAGCCGACGCACCGGTTGTCGCGCTGGAACAGGAGCTGGATTATATCGAAAATTACCTCCAGTTAGAGCACGCCCGACAAGGCCAGCGCGTCGAAATCCTGTTCAGCAACGAGGTTGTCGCCAGCGGCCTGGTAATTACGCCCATGATCCTGCTGACATTTGTTGAGAACGCCTTTAAATACAGCATTGGTGGCACCCAGCAGAACGCGTATGTCTGGGTCGAAGCGCATCTCGACCAAGCTGACACGCTTGTATTTACGGTGCAGAACAGCCTGACCAGCGCCCACAATCGATACGTGGCCGATCGCACACTGGCGGGTATTGACCTGCCTAATGTGCGGCAGCGGCTGGCACTGCTTTACAAGAACGCGCACCGGATCGAAACGGAACAATCGGAAGAAAGCTATTCGGTTTCGCTCTTTATACAGCTTGCTTCAGCAGCGTAG